From one Macrobrachium nipponense isolate FS-2020 chromosome 37, ASM1510439v2, whole genome shotgun sequence genomic stretch:
- the LOC135209107 gene encoding uncharacterized protein LOC135209107 — MKNEKSTLMDEASNTELLELKLEEARKLLRLKKKKLKQYDRRLEAKQHVQETLKRFQVVEESQNDETSLDSSSVSEPRSNESRSVKFSDDSPEVIFVTPTPDVYLSKKGRLKEKSKSKGYRSLSLSEKKAGNEEESQIKRIPPSDNSQTDAKRANHCTPSAESVVLEDKVNNNDNKETDVKDMFQSCEYNRNSSSPVLSQHSVINVRVDTQRRSGEDGIKHQNNSDNKKEIEGTVHNCRDGGSSPILSQRSVLSATGPMQRSDGGYIKLENDGMIDLENDFFDQDFSEVIEDKIISPKHSYQNKQIFDDSLNKWISEDSATSNCKEGMSDVAAKSPEDENKELNATFYFNSEWEENDIFEDSAIKKADIEARSIQRAKESPKKCTTKEEESQDLFSSILPTKYDGNDEPKKSYKSKLVLDNHSSKVPEMSKAHFDMRANGLGKENSLVSSNKRLVELNAGNEIEEENVHRRIRTNRVRHRLPQSSNSSDSNSELCKKELLGENVLRGTCSSLKENYQDAQEICSSGRKDLPVGVKSGNSDTIGNIVDPIDHITSVSCNQLETADTQLYSEVFNEGESTGNVSKDHKSHKTSQVRDEFIDCSSGVCKREDEKLNACISDVSPKSRSCGENSFSRKVVCAKQLFSKRLSSSSKAAFNENEFPCGGKGSGQCIPETLSITSENSNPLKDCDRGDMDGDLDCDERVSYFSLKPSDNLGKILSGSHGYFSPKPLERLYIVLVCELGISIWTRHSEDILKNGDNSLTNKER; from the coding sequence ATGAAACAAGCCTGGACTCCTCTTCTGTGTCTGAACCTAGATCTAACGAATCAAGGTCTGTGAAGTTTTCGGATGACTCGCCCGAAGTAATCTTTGTGACGCCAACACCCGATGTTTATCTCAGCAAGAAAGGGAGACTGAAGGAAAAATCTAAATCGAAAGGATATAGGTCTCTGTCTCTATCTGAAAAAAAGGCCGGGAACGAAGAAGAAAGCCAAATTAAAAGAATTCCTCCTTCTGATAACTCACAAACTGATGCCAAAAGAGCTAATCACTGTACTCCCTCTGCCGAATCTGTAGTGTtagaagacaaagtcaataatAACGATAACAAGGAGACAGATGTGAAGGATATGTTCCAAAGCTGTGAATATAATAGGAACAGTAGTTCTCCTGTCCTTAGTCAGCATTCTGTTATAAATGTCAGAGTTGATACACAGAGAAGATCAGGTGAAGATGGCATCAAGCATcagaataatagtgataataaaaaagaaatcgaaGGTACTGTTCACAACTGTCGTGATGGTGGAAGTTCTCCCATACTTAGCCAACGTTCTGTTTTAAGTGCCACTGGTCCTATGCAGAGATCAGATGGTGGCTATATCAAGCTTGAAAATGATGGTATGATCGATTTAGAAAATGATTTCTTTGATCAAGATTTCAGTGAAGTCATTGAAGACAAAATAATTTCTCCAAAACATTCATatcaaaataaacagatttttgATGATTCTTTGAACAAATGGATTTCTGAAGATTCTGCTACTAGTAACTGTAAAGAGGGCATGTCTGACGTTGCAGCGAAGAGCCCTGAAGATGAAAATAAGGAATTGAATGCAACTTTTTATTTCAACTCTGAGTGGGAGGAAAATGATATCTTTGAAGATAGTGCCATAAAGAAAGCTGATATTGAAGCAAGGAGTATTCAGCGAGCAAAGGAAAGTCCAAAGAAATGTACAACAAAAGAAGAGGAATCACAAGACCTATTTTCCTCCATACTGCCAACAAAATATGATGGGAATGATGAACCCAAGAAATCTTACAAGTCTAAGCTTGTTTTGGATAATCATAGCTCAAAGGTTCCTGAAATGTCCAAAGCACACTTTGATATGAGAGCTAATGGGTTAGGGAAAGAAAATTCTTTGGTCAGTAGTAATAAAAGATTAGTTGAATTGaatgctggaaatgaaattgaagaagaaaatgTACACAGACGTATTCGAACTAACAGGGTCAGGCATAGGCTGCCGCAGAGCAGTAATTCTTCTGATTCAAATAGTGAGCTTTGCAAGAAAGAATTGCTTGGAGAGAATGTTTTAAGAGGCACTTGCTCTAGTCTAAAGGAAAATTATCAAGATGCTCAAGAGATTTGCAGTAGTGGAAGGAAAGATCTCCCAGTTGGTGTGAAAAGTGGTAACTCGGACACAATTGGAAATATTGTTGACCCCATAGACCACATTACTAGTGTATCCTGTAATCAATTAGAGACAGCTGATACTCAGTTGTATTCTGAAGTTTTTAATGAGGGTGAGAGTACAGGTAATGTAAGCAAAGATCATAAAAGTCACAAGACTTCACAGGTGCGTGATGAGTTTATTGATTGTAGTTCAGGTGTTTGCAAGAGGGAAGATGAGAAATTAAATGCATGTATTAGCGATGTCTCGCCAAAATCACGCAGTTGTGGTGAAAACTCTTTCAGTCGCAAGGTTGTGTGCGCAAAGCAACTGTTCAGCAAAAGACTGAGCTCTTCTTCCAAAGCAGCGTTTAATGAAAATGAGTTTCCCTGTGGTGGAAAAGGAAGTGGCCAGTGTATTCCGGAGACTCTAAGTATAACAAGCGAAAATTCTAATCCTCTTAAGGATTGTGATAGAGGTGATATGGATGGAGATTTGGATTGTGATGAAAGAGTTTCCtatttttcattgaaaccttCGGACAATTTAGGGAAAATTCTTTCGGGATCCCACGGATATTTTTCGCCAAAGCCTCTCGAGAGACTTTATATTGTTCTTGTCTGTGAGTTGGGGATATCCATATGGACTAGGCACAGTGAGGACATTCTGAAAAATGGTGATAACTCACTAACCAACAAGGAAAGgtga